A part of Pectobacterium cacticida genomic DNA contains:
- a CDS encoding ABC transporter ATP-binding protein, translating to MQKNTSSAATPHIVIDHLHVGYGTTAVLNDIHLEIAQGEFVALLGSSGCGKTTLLRTIAGFSSPQRGAIRVNGQDMTQAPPDKRGMALVFQSYALWPHMTVAQHIAYGLRLRRVARAEIASRVAELETMLGLTGLSARKPAELSGGQRQRVALGRALAVRPDILLLDEPLSNLDARIRLQLRDEIRALQQRLGLTAIHVTHDREEAMVMADRIVILNQGRIMQAGSPQEVYHHPASAFVAAFMGAENRLVLDAHDDGGTLMIPGDAESHPLVPVGTSLSPGTIEARFRAEAAQLYDPADAPPPQPGMLMRYGTVQAQSYPGGYWLHSVSSGAWRIQVHATRPYAIGQRVAVQIPAEALFLFPLTEKTTSSAAVPNTLTRHSPLPA from the coding sequence GTGCAAAAAAATACGTCCTCTGCGGCAACCCCGCATATTGTTATCGATCACCTCCATGTTGGGTACGGCACAACAGCCGTATTGAACGATATCCATCTGGAGATTGCTCAGGGTGAATTCGTCGCGTTGCTTGGTTCGTCGGGATGCGGCAAAACGACGCTACTACGAACCATCGCTGGATTCTCGTCGCCGCAACGGGGAGCGATTCGCGTTAACGGGCAGGATATGACGCAAGCGCCGCCGGACAAACGTGGAATGGCGTTGGTCTTTCAGAGCTACGCACTGTGGCCGCATATGACAGTGGCGCAACATATTGCTTACGGGTTGCGTTTGCGCCGCGTGGCGCGTGCGGAGATTGCCAGCCGTGTCGCTGAATTGGAAACCATGCTTGGGTTGACAGGCTTGAGTGCCCGCAAGCCTGCGGAACTGTCCGGCGGGCAGCGTCAGCGCGTCGCACTGGGGCGGGCGTTAGCGGTGAGGCCCGATATTTTGCTGCTGGACGAACCGCTCTCCAATCTTGACGCCCGTATTCGTCTGCAACTGCGCGATGAGATCCGGGCGCTGCAACAGCGGTTGGGATTGACCGCAATCCACGTGACGCACGATCGCGAAGAAGCGATGGTGATGGCGGATCGCATCGTGATTTTGAATCAGGGCCGCATCATGCAGGCGGGTAGCCCGCAAGAGGTGTATCACCATCCGGCCAGCGCGTTTGTCGCAGCATTTATGGGGGCGGAAAATCGGTTGGTGCTCGACGCGCACGATGACGGGGGAACGTTGATGATCCCAGGTGATGCGGAGAGCCATCCACTCGTGCCGGTGGGGACATCGCTATCGCCCGGCACGATAGAAGCGCGCTTCCGTGCGGAGGCCGCACAACTTTACGATCCCGCGGACGCGCCTCCTCCCCAGCCCGGCATGTTAATGCGCTATGGCACGGTGCAGGCACAAAGCTATCCCGGTGGATACTGGTTGCACTCGGTTTCCAGCGGCGCCTGGCGGATACAGGTTCATGCGACGCGTCCCTATGCGATTGGGCAGCGGGTTGCGGTACAGATCCCTGCCGAGGCGCTGTTTCTTTTCCCGCTGACAGAAAAGACGACGTCTTCAGCAGCGGTACCGAACACCCTTACACGTCATTCCCCGCTTCCGGCTTGA